In the Salvia miltiorrhiza cultivar Shanhuang (shh) chromosome 8, IMPLAD_Smil_shh, whole genome shotgun sequence genome, CGAAATCACGCATCATACTTCGAGCTACAACCAGAACAAAGAACAGTAGACAGGCACAAAACCAGCACAGAAACATCATAGAAAACACAAACCTAATAATAAATCAAACAAATGATTTATATATACCTGCAGCTTGAGCACAGTAGTTTTGTCAGTAGCAGTGAGCACACTTCCCTGAGAACCCTCAGACAAGAAACCAGACACCAAAACGAATGCAACAAACGCGATCATAATAAGGGAAAAGCTGGAGCCGACACCGACGGCGGGGCCCACATAAACCCCACCAAACGGCGACGGCGCGTAATACGGCGCCGAAAACGAGAATCCGGAGCCCGCCCCCATCCGCGGCGTGCTGTAGCTCTGCGACGGCGCCGCCGACCGCGACGAGAACGACCTCCCGCCCATCCGCCCCCCGGAGGCCGCCAGCGCCGAATTGGGATCGTACATCAGCAGCAGCCCCACGACCACAGCAGCCGCCGCGGGTTTCCGCAGCGCCTTGAGCATATTCGCGATTGTTTCGGCCACGATTTCAGCTGGGTTTTGCTTGATTTCCAATTTCCCCAAGGCAATCTTGCCAACGCGTCGATCGGCGGTGAAGAAGCAATTGATGCTgagttttttcaaatttttgcgGAACTTGAGGTGATTGTGGGGCAGGTGGTTTTGGGTGGGCAATTGGGGAGAGTATTTCCATTTAAAGCTGGGTTCTTGCAAGAAAATGGTGGGGGCGGAGGCCATGGGTGATGCGAATTAATGAAACAGTAATTGGTGGAGATAGAGAGGGAATGGCGATGATAAGTGTAGAGTTGATTGATTGAAGCCAAGGGGCGCAATTGAAACCAGATAAAATTATGGTGGGAAATCA is a window encoding:
- the LOC130998875 gene encoding uncharacterized protein LOC130998875, whose product is MASAPTIFLQEPSFKWKYSPQLPTQNHLPHNHLKFRKNLKKLSINCFFTADRRVGKIALGKLEIKQNPAEIVAETIANMLKALRKPAAAAVVVGLLLMYDPNSALAASGGRMGGRSFSSRSAAPSQSYSTPRMGAGSGFSFSAPYYAPSPFGGVYVGPAVGVGSSFSLIMIAFVAFVLVSGFLSEGSQGSVLTATDKTTVLKLQVGLLGLGRSLQKDLNRIAEIADTSTSEGLHYVLTETVLALLRHPDYCISGYSSVDVKRSMEEGEKKFNQLSIEERGKFDEETLVNVNNIKRQSSTVLRAGGFSNEYIVITILVAAEGDHKLPSINNSKDLKEALQKLASIPSSRTMAVEVLWTPQNEDDTLSERELLEDYPLLRPL